In Mercurialis annua linkage group LG5, ddMerAnnu1.2, whole genome shotgun sequence, a single genomic region encodes these proteins:
- the LOC126679813 gene encoding hydroxyproline O-arabinosyltransferase 3-like, whose translation MIERKAMGRASPLLFVLLVLGFFFATYNLVTMMMQNRYVGKWTDVGSDREVFIDPVIERPEDAKKSTNVKMPFHVALTATDAPYSKWQCRIMYYWYKQKKELPGSDMGGFTRILHSGKPDNLMDEIPTFVVDPLPAGLDRGYVVLNRPWAFVQWLEKATIKEEYILMAEPDHVFVNPLPNLAHGEYPAAFPFFYIKPAENEETVRKYYPAEKGPVTNVDPIGNSPVIIKKEMLEKIAPTWMNVSLQMKNDQETDKTFGWVLEMYAYAVASALHGVQHILRKDFMLQPPWDLEIGKKFIIHYTYGCDYNLKGELTYGKIGEWRFDKRSHLRGPPPKNIPLPPPGVPESVVTLVKMVNEATANIPNWDT comes from the exons ATGATCGAGAGAAAGGCAATGGGGCGTGCTTCACCATTGCTTTTTGTTTTATTGGTTCTCGGCTTTTTCTTTGCCACGTATAATCTAGTTACCATGATGATGCAAAATAGATATGTTGGAAAATGGACGGATGTTGGTTCAGATCGTGAAGTGTTTATTGATCCTGTTATTGAAAGGCCTGAAGATGCCAAGAAATCAACAAATGTCAAAATGCCATTTCATGTTGCCTTAACAGCTACTGATGCTCCTTACAGCAAATGGCAATGCCGCATCATGTATTACTGGTATAAGCAGAAAAAGGAACTTCCTGGTTCGGACATGGGGGGATTCACACGGATTTTGCACTCGGGAAAACCTGACAATTTGATGGATGAGATTCCTACTTTTGTAGTTGATCCTCTTCCAGCCGGCCTTGATAGG GGTTATGTAGTCTTAAACAGACCTTGGGCTTTTGTGCAATGGCTGGAAAAGGCTACAATTAAGGAAGA ATATATACTGATGGCAGAACCTGATCACGTATTTGTAAATCCTCTTCCGAATTTAGCACATGGAGAGTATCCAGCCGCTTTCCCATTTTTTTACATTAAACCTGCTGAGAATGAAGAGACGGTGAGGAAGTATTACCCGGCAGAGAAAGGCCCTGTTACAAATGTTGATCCCATTGGCAATTCTCCTGTCATTATCAAGAAG GAAATGCTCGAGAAAATTGCGCCTACATGGATGAATGTTTCTCTGCAAATGAAAAATGACCAAGAGACTGATAAAACATTTGGCTGGGTGCTGGAAAT GTATGCATATGCTGTAGCGTCAGCTTTGCATGGCGTTCAGCACATTCTCCGGAAAGACTTTATGCTGCAG CCCCCTTGGGATTTGGAAATTGGAAAAAAGTTTATCATTCATTATACTTATGGATGTGACTACAATTTAAAG GGTGAGCTAACATATGGTAAAATCGGAGAGTGGCGATTTGACAAGAGATCCCATCTACGCGGACCTCCCCCGAAGAATATCCCGTTGCCCCCTCCAGGGGTTCCTGAAAGTGTG GTGACTCTTGTAAAGATGGTGAATGAAGCTACTGCCAACATTCCCAATTGGGACACATAG
- the LOC126680069 gene encoding NAD(P)H:quinone oxidoreductase-like produces the protein MAQAIKVVALSGSLRKSSFNTGLIRSAIKLCKESVNGIQIEHADISELPMLNTDLIVDGAYPPAVESFRRAVLMADCFLFASPENNYSIAVPLKNAIDWASLAPNCWGDKAAAIISAGGGFGGGRSQYHLRQVGVFVDLHFINRPEFFLNAFQSPAKFDSDGNLIDAEAEEKLKTILVALRDFTLRLKN, from the exons ATGGCACAAGCGATTAAAGTTGTAGCTCTTAGCGGCTCACTCCGAAAATCTTCCTTCAACACAGGCCTCATTCGTTCCG CAATTAAGCTTTGTAAGGAGTCTGTGAATGGTATCCAAATTGAACACGCAGACATCTCTGAGCTACCGATGCTAAACACCGATCTTATTGTCGACGGAGCTTATCCGCCGGCTGTTGAATCTTTTCGCCGAGCAGTTCTGATGGCTGATTGTTTCCTTTTTGCTTCTCCTGAGAATAATTACTCCATTGCag TTCCTTTGAAGAATGCAATCGACTGGGCCTCTTTGGCACCTAATTGTTGGGGTGATAAGGCAGCTGCCATCATCAGTGCTGGAGGAGGATTTGGCGGTGGAAGATCGCAGTACCATCTTCGCCAAGTCGGAGTTTTTGTGGACCTACATTTCATCAACAGACCTGAATTTTTCTTGAATGCATTCCAATCTCCGGCAAAGTTTGACAGTGATGGTAACTTGATTGATGCTGAGGCCGAAGAGAAATTGAAAACAATACTCGTTGCTCTTCGTGACTTCACCTTGCGGCTTAAAAACTAG
- the LOC126679845 gene encoding NADPH:quinone oxidoreductase-like, translating into METTIGTDPVIKVAALCGSLRKASYNRGLIRYAIELTKESVKGIQIDYIDISPLPMLNTDLEGPAGSFPPVVEAFRQRIREADSFIFASPEYNYSITAPLKNAIDWASRSPNCWADKAAAVVSAGGSFGGGRSQYHLRQIGVFLDLHFINKPELYVNAFAPPTKFDSDGNLIDPASKERLKQVLLSLYAFTLRLKEKC; encoded by the exons ATGGAGACAACAATCGGAACCGACCCGGTGATTAAAGTCGCCGCTCTCTGTGGTTCTCTCCGCAAAGCCTCCTATAATCGCGGTCTCATTCGTTATG CGATTGAGCTAACCAAGGAGTCAGTGAAGGGAATTCAAATCGATTACATAGACATTTCGCCACTGCCTATGCTTAATACTGATCTTGAAGGTCCCGCCGGTTCTTTCCCGCCGGTTGTTGAAGCTTTCCGGCAAAGAATTCGTGAAGCTGATAGCTTCATTTTTGCTTCCCctgaatataattattctatCACTG CTCCATTGAAAAATGCAATTGATTGGGCATCTAGATCGCCAAACTGTTGGGCTGATAAAGCCGCTGCAGTTGTGAGTGCTGGAGGAAGTTTCGGTGGTGGTCGATCCCAATACCATCTTCGCCAAATTGGAGTGTTCCTGGACCTCCATTTTATCAACAAACCTGAGCTTTACGTGAATGCATTTGCGCCTCCTACAAAATTCGACAGTGATGGCAACTTGATTGATCCAGCTTCAAAGGAGAGACTAAAACAAGTTCTCCTGAGCTTATATGCCTTTACTTTGCGActcaaagaaaaatgttaa
- the LOC126680068 gene encoding NADPH:quinone oxidoreductase-like, translating to MLSVVNMAAAASPAAPAVEVAALSGSLSKSSLNTGLIRSAIKLSKESVNGIQIEHVDISQLPMLNTDLIVDGAYPPAVESFRRTIVKADSFLFASPEHNYSITAPLKNAMDWASMAPNCWADKAAAVVSVGGGFGGGRSQYHLRQIGVYLDLHFINKPEFFLNAFQPPPKFDSHCNLIDVEAEENLKVILVALRDFTLRLKN from the exons ATGTTATCGGTTGTAAACATGGCAGCAGCCGCTAGTCCAGCGGCGCCGGCGGTCGAAGTTGCAGCTCTTAGCGGGTCACTCAGCAAATCTTCCCTCAACACAGGCCTCATTCGTTCTG CAATTAAGCTTAGCAAGGAGTCTGTGAATGGTATCCAAATTGAACACGTGGACATCTCCCAGCTACCAATGCTAAACACCGATCTTATTGTCGACGGAGCATATCCGCCGGCTGTCGAATCTTTTCGCCGAACTATTGTGAAAGCTGATAGTTTCCTTTTTGCTTCTCCTGAGCATAATTACTCCATTACTG CACCTTTGAAGAATGCAATGGACTGGGCCTCCATGGCACCTAACTGTTGGGCTGATAAGGCAGCTGCCGTGGTCAGTGTCGGAGGAGGTTTTGGCGGTGGAAGATCGCAGTACCATCTCCGTCAAATCGGCGTATATCTGGACCTGCATTTCATCAACAAACCTGAATTCTTCTTGAATGCATTCCAGCCTCCGCCAAAGTTTGATAGCCATTGTAACTTGATTGACGTTGAGGCCGAGGAGAATTTAAAAGTAATTCTTGTTGCTCTTCGTGACTTCACTCTGCGCCTTAAAAATTAG